From one Lolium rigidum isolate FL_2022 chromosome 4, APGP_CSIRO_Lrig_0.1, whole genome shotgun sequence genomic stretch:
- the LOC124707704 gene encoding uncharacterized protein LOC124707704 has protein sequence MAAEANHDTLCIKRILRFSIRISYRCASEHWALFSLSLLLYLLYRSSPGFFAFVLSSSPVIICATLLLGILLSYGSTHLPETDDDRKPVTGFSAPNSGYCSRDIHFEAGRGFSVPAFKENTVSFSCWEIGNPSFGKDDKLVELDEVVPLLKGSVDRGYERVDADDSLAQVLAFNPSVVTLQQEVGMEEFMKANHDRESKDPFFSNDRSTGCANSLEDVDQGRVDEKDATFGLCSSSENERENGVMLAKENQDKVLTDSQCDSVREASEDKPAEKPAGACKWGRAFSVRQRKKLDGLVIEAINIDVGSQLNTSPGSPCARVGSHDGSSGFDSGKPESSSSDITATDVAPVLDEIGPLLGDELSSPIPTANGDSGCDSSLFPQDSQIDRDNNNNVDTSKAENDANDGQEKKDDGGNKTGFAWTADEDNNAMDLGYSEVERSRRLEFLMAKRRSRKNIMFDLDSKMIDINGNDVCHGADRFSRFRMQVQPISVPRRSPFDLASDPDEAAIPGSAPSVMHRGTNLFELPSEQSNDSGVSARHNLDSQGVVTSSHQDMVFRRRDTFNFGSQDRQRSRFKPCSVLKEMDIEEESTNSFQRQFSNNSISKLSVVSESDTLSTVADQEELNDLVKKDFQRWFSDKSMSKLSIVSESDTLCLFAGQEEHDEVVIKDIQRWFSDKSMSKLSTASESDTHSLLADQVEHNGQINKEFLWYFQRQFSDKSVSKVSVASESGTLSLVADQAEHSDFNKDFLWYFQRQFSDKSVSKQSVAAESDILSSVADSNQEDHDDPTPKDFLCGHASPELLRQESDLDTLEERPDVINLVDVETLSAVTSGVESEQLEDTAASELIK, from the coding sequence ATGGCTGCTGAGGCAAATCATGACACACTATGCATCAAGAGAATTTTGAGATTTTCTATCAGGATCAGCTATAGATGTGCCTCTGAACACTGGGCTCTCTTCAGTCTATCCCTACTGCTTTACCTGCTGTACAGATCTTCACCGGGTTTCTTTGCTTTCGTTCTATCCTCATCCCCTGTAATTATATGCGCCACCCTTCTTCTTGGAATACTGCTGAGTTATGGGAGCACACATCTTCCTGAGACCGATGACGATCGGAAGCCTGTCACAGGTTTTTCAGCTCCCAACTCTGGATATTGTTCAAGAGACATTCATTTTGAAGCAGGTCGGGGATTTTCAGTGCCTGCATTTAAGGAGAACACGGTTAGTTTCAGTTGTTGGGAAATCGGAAACCCAAGTTTTGGCAAGGATGACAAGCTTGTTGagctggatgaagttgttcctctTCTGAAGGGATCAGTTGATCGAGGATATGAGAGAGTCGAtgcagatgatagtcttgctcaaGTACTCGCCTTTAATCCTTCCGTGGTGACACTGCAGCAAGAGGTTGGTATGGAGGAATTCATGAAAGCTAATCATGACAGAGAGTCCAAAGATCCATTTTTTAGCAATGATAGGAGTACCGGGTGTGCTAACTCGCTTGAGGATGTTGATCAGGGTCGAGTTGATGAGAAGGACGCAACATTTGGCTTATGCTCTTCCAGTGAGAATGAAAGGGAAAATGGTGTAATGTTGGCAAAGGAAAATCAAGATAAAGTGTTAACAGATTCACAATGTGACAGCGTGAGAGAGGCTTCAGAAGATAAACCAGCTGAAAAGCCGGCAGGTGCTTGTAAGTGGGGCCGTGCTTTTTCTGTGCGTCAGAGAAAGAAGCTTGATGGTCTAGTGATCGAGGCTATCAATATTGATGTTGGCAGCCAGTTAAACACTTCTCCAGGTTCACCATGTGCAAGAGTTGGCAGTCATGATGGTTCATCAGGTTTTGATTCTGGTAAGCCAGAGAGTTCCTCTTCTGACATCACTGCGACTGATGTTGCTCCGGTGCTAGATGAGATTGGTCCTCTTTTAGGCGACGAATTATCTAGTCCCATTCCCACTGCCAATGGTGATTCAGGATGTGACTCCAGCCTCTTCCCTCAGGATTCTCAGATTGACAGAGATAATAATAACAATGTGGATACTAGCAAAGCTGAAAATGATGCTAACGATGGACAGGAGAAGAAGGATGATGGTGGGAATAAGACTGGTTTTGCTTGGACAGCTGATGAAGACAACAATGCCATGGATCTTGGGTACTCTGAGGTGGAAAGGAGTCGTAGGTTGGAGTTCTTGATGGCTAAGAGAAGATCAAGGAAGAACATAATGTTTGATCTCGACAGTAAAATGATAGATATCAATGGAAATGATGTTTGTCATGGTGCAGATAGATTTTCACGTTTTCGTATGCAAGTTCAGCCTATTTCAGTACCAAGGAGGAGCCCTTTTGACCTTGCATCTGATCCTGATGAGGCAGCCATTCCTGGCTCGGCTCCTTCTGTTATGCATCGTGGAACAAACCTGTTTGAACTCCCTTCTGAACAATCAAATGATAGCGGTGTATCTGCACGTCATAACTTGGACTCTCAAGGCGTTGTGACAAGTTCCCACCAAGACATGGTCTTCAGGAGGCGTGATACCTTCAACTTTGGCAGCCAAGATAGACAACGTTCTAGATTTAAGCCATGTTCCGTGCTCAAGGAAATGGACATCGAGGAAGAGAGCACAAACAGTTTCCAGAGGCAGTTCAGTAACAACAGCATCTCAAAACTGAGCGTTGTTTCTGAGTCTGACACCCTTTCTACAGTTGCCGATCAAGAGGAACTCAATGACCTCGTCAAAAAGGATTTCCAAAGGTGGTTCAGTGACAAGAGTATGTCGAAACTGAGCATTGTTTCTGAGTCTGATACCCTTTGTTTATTCGCCGGTCAAGAAGAACATGATGAAGTCGTCATAAAGGATATCCAGAGGTGGTTCAGTGACAAGAGCATGTCAAAACTGAGCACCGCTTCTGAGTCTGATACCCATTCTTTGCTCGCTGACCAGGTGGAACACAATGGCCAAATCAATAAGGAATTCCTTTGGTATTTCCAGAGGCAGTTCAGCGACAAGAGTGTGTCGAAAGTTAGCGTTGCATCCGAATCTGGCACACTTTCTCTGGTCGCTGATCAAGCGGAACACAGTGACTTCAATAAGGACTTCCTTTGGTATTTCCAGAGGCAGTTCAGTGACAAGAGCGTGTCTAAACAGAGCGTAGCTGCTGAATCTGATATTCTTTCTTCTGTCGCCGATTCTAATCAAGAGGATCACGATGACCCAACCCCAAAGGATTTCCTTTGTGGACATGCATCGCCAGAGCTGCTAAGACAGGAGAGTGATCTTGATACGTTGGAAGAACGCCCAGATGTGATCAATCTTGTCGATGTTGAAACTCTCAGTGCTGTCACCAGTGGAGTGGAGTCTGAGCAATTGGAGGATACTGCAGCATCCGAGCTGATCAAGTGA